The Cucumis melo cultivar AY chromosome 6, USDA_Cmelo_AY_1.0, whole genome shotgun sequence genome includes a region encoding these proteins:
- the LOC103483709 gene encoding uncharacterized protein LOC103483709, with the protein MEPIDGLTSTNYKAGSVSSLQMAISSVFSRWDGLQMAIENQWGGRDSHQKSLNLVSDVFSWFSYSKPPLYVEDLENLLHETLLLSFNTEIEDGSIEQVAEQLMMIYEENLVGSR; encoded by the exons ATGGAGCCAATTGATGGATTAACCTCAACCAATTACAAGGCGGGATCTGTCTCCAGCCTCCAAATGGCCATTTCATCAGTGTTTTCACGGTGGGACGGCCTTCAAATGGCCATTGAAAATCAATGGGGAGGTCGCGACTCTCACCAAAAATCACTGAATCTCGTCTCAGATGTCTTCTCTTGGTTCTCTTATTCCAAAC CTCCTTTATACGTGGAAGATCTGGAAAATTTGCTCCATGAAACTCTATTGCTCTCCTTCAACACCGAGATTGAAGACGGCAGCATCGAACAG GTAGCAGAACAATTGATGATGATATACGAGGAAAATTTGGTGGGAAGtcgttag
- the LOC103483708 gene encoding pentatricopeptide repeat-containing protein At4g14850: protein MPFLSKNSLASVVELAVSVRSSLLGRAAHAQILKTLKTPFPAFLYNHLVNMYAKLDHLNSAKLILELAPCRSVVTWTALIAGSVQNGCFVSALLHFSDMLSDCVRPNDFTFPCVLKASTGLRMDMTGKQLHALAVKEGLINDVFVGCSVFDMYSKLGFLNDAYKLFDEMPQRNLETWNAYITNSVLHGRPEDSAIAFIELLRVGEKPDSITFCAFLNACSDKLGLGPGCQLHGFVIRSGYGQNVSVSNGLIDFYGKCGEVECSEMVFDRMGERNSVSWSSLIAAYVQNNEEEKASCLFLRARKEDIEPTDFMVSSVLCACAGLSEIEFGRSVQALAVKACVEQNIFVASALVDMYGKCGSIDNAVQAFNAMPERNLVSWNALLGGYAHQGHANKAVALLEEMTSAAGIVPSYVSLICALSACSRAGDLKTGMKIFESMKERYGVEPGPEHYACLVDLLGRAGMVECAYDFIKRMPFPPTISIWGALLGACRMHGKPELGKLAAEKLFELDPKDSGNHVVLSNMFAATGRWEEATVVRNEMKEVGIKKGAGFSWITVDSRIHIFQAKDKSHEKDPEIQNMLGKLRKEMQDAAGCIADPNYALFEVSN, encoded by the exons ATGCCGTTTCTCTCGAAAAACTCGCTCGCTTCAGTGGTCGAATTGGCCGTATCGGTTCGTTCTTCTCTTCTTGGCCGAGCCGCCCACGCCCAAATTCTCAAAACCCTAAAAACCCCTTTTCCAGCTTTCCTCTACAACCACCTCGTGAACATGTACGCTAAACTTGACCATCTTAACTCGGCCAAACTCATCCTTGAACTTGCCCCTTGCCGCTCCGTTGTTACTTGGACTGCCCTCATTGCCGGTTCAGTCCAAAACGGCTGTTTTGTTTCCGCTCTGCTTCACTTCTCCGACATGCTAAGTGACTGTGTTCGACCCAATGACTTCACTTTCCCTTGCGTTCTCAAAGCCTCCACTGGCCTTCGCATGGATATGACAGGCAAACAGCTACATGCACTTGCGGTCAAAGAGGgattaataaacgatgtcttcGTCGGGTGCAGTGTCTTCGACATGTACAGCAAATTGGGGTTTCTTAATGACGCATACAAgctgtttgatgaaatgcctcAAAGAAACCTCGAGACGTGGAATGCGTATATAACCAATTCTGTGCTCCATGGACGACCTGAAGACTCTGCCATTGCATTTATTGAGCTACTTCGGGTCGGTGAGAAGCCAGATTCCATAACATTTTGTGCTTTTTTGAATGCGTGTTCAGACAAACTAGGCTTGGGGCCTGGGTGTCAGCTTCATGGGTTCGTTATTCGAAGTGGGTATGGACAGAATGTCTCTGTTTCAAATGGGTTGATTGATTTTTATGGGAAATGTGGGGAGGTTGAATGTTCTGAGATGGTTTTTGATAGAATGGGAGAGCGGAACAGCGTATCTTGGTCCTCTTTGATAGCTGCTTACGTTCAAAACAACGAGGAAGAGAAGGCTTCCTGCTTATTCTTGCGAGCAAGGAAAGAAGATATCGAACCAACTGATTTTATGGTATCAAGTGTGCTTTGTGCCTGCGCTGGTCTTTCAGAAATCGAGTTTGGAAGGTCAGTTCAAGCACTAGCCGTCAAGGCTTGTGTAGAGCAGAACATCTTTGTTGCAAGTGCACTGGTTGACATGTATGGAAAATGTGGCAGTATTGATAACGCTGTGCAAGCCTTCAACGCGATGCCAGAGAGGAACTTGGTGTCTTGGAATGCATTGTTGGGCGGATATGCGCACCAAGGACATGCAAACAAGGCTGTGGCATTGCTCGAGGAGATGACATCGGCGGCAGGCATTGTGCCAAGCTATGTTAGTTTGATCTGTGCACTATCAGCTTGCAGTAGAGCAGGAGATTTGAAGACGGGGATGAAAATTTTTGAGTCCATGAAAGAAAGGTACGGTGTGGAACCAGGGCCAGAGCATTATGCTTGCTTGGTAGATTTGCTTGGACGTGCTGGAATGGTGGAATGTGCTTATGATTTTATAAAGAGGATGCCATTTCCTCCTACAATCTCAATCTGGGGTGCTCTGTTGGGGGCTTGCCGAATGCATGGGAAGCCAGAGTTGGGGAAGTTGGCCGCTGAGAAGCTGTTTGAACTCGATCCAAAAGACTCCGGAAATCACGTTGTTCTGTCTAATATGTTTGCTGCAACCGGAAG GTGGGAAGAAGCGACTGTCGTACGAAATGAGATGAAAGAGGTAGGGATCAAAAAAGGAGCTGGGTTCAGTTGGATAACAGTAGACAGTAGAATTCATATATTTCAAGCGAAAGACAAGAGCCATGAGAAGGACCCTGAAATTCAGAACATGCTGGGAAAGCTGAGAAAGGAGATGCAGGATGCTGCTGGTTGCATTGCAGACCCCAATTATGCTCTTTTCGAAGTGTCGAATTAA